CTGAGTATGATTCGAGGTTCCATATTGAGAAGTTTAAATTCCTATATATTTGGAGCTATCTTTATCACAAAAAAAAATAAAGTCTTGTATTGTTCTCATCTCGCCAAATTCAGGAACATCACAACGCTGTGCACAAGGAGGGAACGACAGCTCCAGGCAGCCATCCAAGGAACCTCATGGTGAAGACAAACGACTACGGCCGCTATGACCCGACTCCAGCGTTCTCCAGGCCTCGCTTCAAGCCTATACCTCACTGATGGACATGactgctgctctgctcctgcacacaGTCATATATATGGTTAAACTAATTAACAACATATATACGTATATAACTAGATCAGAATTGATGA
This DNA window, taken from Triticum aestivum cultivar Chinese Spring chromosome 1D, IWGSC CS RefSeq v2.1, whole genome shotgun sequence, encodes the following:
- the LOC123180154 gene encoding uncharacterized protein, whose translation is MGSSRVGRASLVLLLLIVVSDCAAGGRGLAEEKIQKEHHNAVHKEGTTAPGSHPRNLMVKTNDYGRYDPTPAFSRPRFKPIPH